GAGCCTTGTCAAGACCAAGTTCGGCGACGTGCCGCAGGTCCCGGTCGAAGCGGAAATCTTTGCCGAGATCGAACGCTCGCTCACCGCGATCGAAGAGTCGGTCCGTGCATACGAGTTCAAGGCAGCAGTCGACGGCATCCTCCTTCTCGCAGCATACGGAAACGGATACATCTCGAACGCGGCTCCCTGGAAGCTGATCAAGGAAGATCCGCAAGCAGCCGCACAGATATTAAAGAACTGTCTCCAGATCGTGAAGGCGTGTGCTCTTATCATGCAGCCGGTGATGCCTGAATCTTCCCAGAAGCTTTGGGAGATGCTCGGCTACACGGACAAGATCGAGAGCCGCCCGATCAGCGATGCACTGGTTCCGTTCGAGAACACAACACTTGGCGATGTGAAGCCGCTGTTTGTGAGAATCGAGGACAAACAGCGTGAGGAGATGGAGGCAGTGCTGACAAAGCGGGCCGAGGATTCGAAGAAGAAAGCAGCAGGAAAGAATACTATGGAAGCAGTAATAGAGCCAATCTCGGAAGAGATCATAACAATAGACGATGTAGCAAAGCTCGATCTCCGCGTGGGCCGGGTCATAAAAGCGGAGAGAGTGCCAAAGACGACGAAACTTCTGCGTCTGCAGGTGGATATCGGAACCGAGGTCAGACAGATCGTGTCAGGCATCGCCGATGTCTATACGCCAGAAGAGATGGTGGACAAGAAGATCATCGTGGTCGTGAACCTGAAGCCGGCAAAGTTCCGGGGCGAGGAGAGTAACGGGATGCTGTTTGCCGCAGGCGAAGAGGCATCGCTTCTTGTTCCGCTGAAGGATGTTCCGGAAGGAACGAAGGTCCACTGATCTTTTGGCATACTCACATCACCTCCATTTTTTTATAAAGTGCCGGAATAGACTGGCTTTATGTCTTCTTCCAACCATTCATTGATTATAGGCATCGGTTAGGCATGCTTTTTCGGGGCAGGTGCAGCAAAATCCGTTGTTTCCAGAATGAATACTGCATGATCACGGCGGTTATTTGGACCATCCACGCTTTCCTGGAGGGAGGGAATGTACAAAAAAACGATAGAGGATGTGCTCACAGAACTCAATACTGACAGAGTGTTCGGGTTATCCGAAGAAACAGCACAGAAAAGACAGCAGGAATACGGAAAAAAATGAGCTGAAAAAAGCCAGAGGCGTTTCAGCCTGGCGTATTCTCCTGCATAATATCAATAATATCATCGTCTACATCCTGATCGTCGCCGCGGTTCTGTCTTTTTCCATGGGGGAGATCATCGAAGGCATCGCTGTTTTGATCGCATTGATGATCGCCGTACTTACCAGCTTTTTTACCGAATATAATGCACAGAAATCGATAGAATCCCTCCAGCGGATGATCTTCACCCATGCCATGGTCGTGCGGGGCGGCGTCTGGCAGGAGATCAATGCCTCGAAACTGGTAACCGGCGATCTGATCTTTATAGAGGAGGGCGATTCCATTCCGGCGGATGCACGACTGATCCGCAGTATGAATTTTGCCTGTATCGAATCAGCCCTCACCGGTGAGTCGGACGCGGTCGAAAAGGATGCACAGGCACTTTTTTCCGAGGATACCGGACTTGGGGACAGGATCAATATGGTCTTTGCCGGCACATCCGCAACACGGGGCAATGCCCATGCGGTCGTCACCGGTACCGGGATGTCGACGGAAGTGGGAAAGATCACCGGGATGCTAGAGAGCGGCATCAAAGAGAGGACGCCGCTTAGTAAAGAGATGAACAAGCTCAGCAAAATCCTCATCCTTGTTGCATTGCTGGCAGGTATTGCGGTATTGACCGCCGGGTTCATGACGAACCATCCGATTGAGGCCATTCTTCATACGGCGCTTATCCTCGCCGTGGCCGCGATCCCCGAGGTGATGCCTGCAGTCTCAACGATGACATTGTCCCGCGGGATGCGGACGATGGCGGAACATAAGGCGCTGGTCAAACACCTGCCGGCCGTGGAGACCCTTGGTTCGACGAACGTGATATGTACGGATAAAACCGGGACGCTCACCGAAAATCAGATGACGGTCGGAAGGATCGTGCTGACAAACGACCGGTCATATACGGTTGAAGGAAACGGGTATCAGCCGGTCGGAAATATTCTCGCCGATGAGCGTGCGGTCGATCTTTCGGATGACGACCGGCTTTGGGACATCATCGCCACCTCGGTCCTCTGCAGCAATGCAGTGCTGAAAAAGGATGAACAGGAGTATTCCGTGATCGGCGATCCGACCGAAGGAGCTCTGGTCGTGCTGGGAGCTAAAGCGGGAATATGCAGGGAAAGCCTTCATGCGGGCGGCTGGGTTAGGATCGGCGAGATGCCATTCGATTCCGCAAGGAAGTATATGATAACGGTGTATGAACACGGGGAAACGGTCCATGCGTTTATCAAAGGAGCGCCGGACGTGCTTCTTGCGATGTCTCTGCAGTCGAAAGAAGAGAAGGAGAGGCTGCAAGATGCAAACGACCATCTGACGGAAAAAGGTCTGCGGGTTCTTGGGGTCGGCAAACTCAACGGATATAGCGGAGACGGGAGCAGAGCAAGCATCGTTTCGTATCTCGATCGGGTGGATATTTTCGGGATCGTCGGGATCACGGATCCCCCGCGAAACGATGTCAGAGAAGCGATCGGTATCTGCCAGCAGGCCGGCATCCAGGTGAAGATGATAACGGGCGATGACCCGAAAACCGCCTCGATCATTGCCCGGGAGATAGGTCTGCGGGACGCCGGAGTTCGGCGATCTTGTGAAAAAGACCGCGGTGTTTGCCCGCGTTTCGCCTGAAAAAAAGATGCAGATCGTGGATGCACTGCGAAAGGAGGGATACGTCGTGGCAATGACCGGGACGGGGTAAATGATGCGCCGGCTTTGAAGAGTGCGGACATCGGCGTGGCGATGGGGATCCGCGGCACGGAAGTTGCCAAAGAAGCGTCGGATATGATTCTGACAGATGACCGGTTTTACACGATCGTGGACGCCGTGAGAGAGGGACGGGTCATCTTTTCGAACATAAAAAAATATGTTTCGTTCTTATTTTCCTGCAATATGGTCGAGATCATTACGATATTTCTGAGCGTCAGTTTCCTGAAACCCTTGCCTATCCTGCCGCTCCATATTCTCTTCCTTAACCTTGTTATCGATATTGCCCCGGCTATGGCCCTGGCATATGAACCGGCAGAGGCAAACATCATGAAAGCGCCACCGAGGAGTGCACATAGCGGCCTGATCAATAAGCGGTTTCTTGGAAGGATCCTTTTCAGCGGTGCTGTTCTCGGATTGAGTTCCTTTTTGATCTTTAATTTCTTCCTAACCCAGAATACTTCGCTGCTTTACGTGCAGACGGCGACTTTTACTTTTATGGTCCTTGCCCAGCTGCTCCATGTCCTCAACATCCGCAAAGAAAACGGGTTTGGCCTCACAACGCTGATACGGGAGAATAAGGTCCTGGTCGGCGCTGTAAGTTTATCCCTGCTCCTGCAGATCATGGTGATCTATGTTCCGTTTATGCAGCAGACGATCGGAACAACGCCCCTTACGGCAGAGACCTGGGCCGTGATCCTGCTGGCAGCATTTGCCACGACCGGTGTCGTGTATGCGATCAAAAAGGTGATGAAACGGCTCTACCCCGTCGGAGTGACAATGATGATTGACCTGGAAAGTTCCGGGGCGAGGAGAGTAAAGGGATGCTGTTTGCCGTAGGCGAAGAGGCATCGCTTCTGATCCCGCTGAAGGATGTGTCGGAAGGGAGGAAGGTCCACTGATCTTCTCTATTTTTGCATAGAAGCGACGGTTAATTTCCCAATCCATGAAGGTTGCAGACAATACTCCAGATTCTCTGTTTTATTCGGGGTGCGGGAGGTGACTGCGGGGTGGACGCTGAAAGCGAACGACCTCAGCTGAGCAAATCTTTGATTTGAGATCTGGAGCGGAGCGGCCCGCGGTGGAGAAATCCGTATTTTTCAGAATGTATGATAATGAGTCCAAGCCTTGGTAATTTCCCAATCCACACATATGATTAACCACTCAGCTAAGAGGATTTAGGACATTCCACTATTGGAGCCTCATGGGGATGGATGGGAGTATTAACTCAGGATATTTCCACCGCGTCGGGCTCCACGCCGAAGTCGCCCTCCCGCACCCCCTAAATCAGAAATAAGTAATGAGATGTGGGAGATGTATATTTGCCAACGGTCAAATTTGTGTTTCAATTCGTTCCTGATGCGGAATTGAGAAAAAAGATTTTTGAAAAATTACTTGCGTTTATTCTTGGTTTTCATCGCTTTGATATCAGCCTTTTTCGGGAAATGTTCGCCGGATTTCTTTTTGTCGGTCTTATCTGCAAATCGGATGGAATCGTCATCGTAATCTACAAAATCAAATGCCATTATTTTCTGTATAGCTGTGTTTGAAGATAAAATTATTCTCGGATTTTTGCCGGAGATTCCGCAGTCAGTGAGACGCCACCTCACTCTTCGGCGGCCGCAGCAGGCTTATCCGAGTATTTGATAAACAGCGCGAGGATCGGACAGAGGATCGTTGGAATGATCAGCAGAAACATCGCGTTCGGCAGGGAACCCATGACATCCGCTACCCACCCGATCAGGGCCGCTCCAACGCCGCCGATCCCCATCGAAAGACCGAGCGTGAGACCCGACGCAAACCCGACGCTGCCCGGTAGAAGATCCTGGGTCATCGTCACCGAAGTCACGTAACAGAAGCAGGCAAAGAACGAATACAGCATGATCCCGGCATACATCGACCATCTGGTCGAGAGGAATATCAGACAGAAACACGGGATCGCACAGAGGAATCCAAGCACCAGGACTTTTTTCCGTCCGAACCGGTCGGAAAGATAGCCGCCGGCCACCTGCCCGAACACGCCGGTAAAGAGCATGGCCGTGATGATGACCGAGACCGTGAACGTGTCGATCCCATGATACCATAAGAGGAGCAGGGTAGGCAGATACGTAATGACCCCGACATATGCCCATGCCCTCAAAGCACACACCGTCACGACCAGGCCTGCCGGGATCCACCAGTACTTCCCGTGGACCTGCTTCTTTTCGACCGGCTCCTTTTTGATCGGCTCAACCGTTCCGGTGCGGCGGTCGTTTCGGTAGATCCAGGCCGCCCCGACGATCCCCGGAACCATCATCCAGGCGACCGACGGCATCCCGCCGAACGTGATGAAAAAACCGGCGATCATCGGGCCGAGCGAATAACTGATGCTGCCGCTTGTGGTAAAAATCGAGTTGTACAATCCCTTTTTGGCAGGAGGACTCAGTTTATGGACGAGGGCCATCGCGGATGGGTGGAAGAGGGCATGGCCGACGGCCGCTCCTCCGACCAGGAATAGAACGATCAGGTAAATGTTCGCCAGAACCGAGAGGGAGATCCCAACACTGCCGATCAGAACGCAGAGCGGCACGCTGACCCATTTACCGGTTCGGTCTCCATACAGCCCGATAAACGGCTGGGTTACCGACGAGACGACATTGAATACGGTAACGACAAGCCCTGCGAGAAAATACGAGAGCCCCATATTGGTGATGAGGAGAGGGAGGATCACCGGCAGGATCGGCGTATACAGATCGATCAGAAAATGACCGCTGATCGCCCCGGTGATTTTGGTATCGTAGGTATGACGCATTGAGTCGCCTGAGAATGACTATTGATAGTCACGCATTCTATTTATTTGTTTAATCTTACGTTTATTAAACATAGGCATATTAATATCGCATAAATTTTATAATTGTATTAATATGGTATTACAAATATAAAATTATTCATAAAATTGGTGTGTTGACATGAAAAAACGTATTTTCGAGGGCTTATCCATCAACGGATTCGCCGCACTGTGTGTTGTAGGTGTATCGATCGGCGCCATGGTAATTTGCGCCGGATGCGTCCAGTCAGGCAATGATGACAGTACGCTTCGCGTCGTCATGAACTTCGGTCCCGACACGAGCGGCAGTCTCGACCCGGCAAACGGCTGGGAAGGCTGGTATGTCGATAAAGCAGGCATTTACGAGACTCTTTTCGATTACGATGCGGACATGATTCTCCAGCCCAAACTTGCGACCGGATACAAACTTTTGAACGACACGACATGGGAGATCACGCTTCGCAAAGGCGTTACGTTCCATGACGGGACGCCGTTCAATGCCGATGCGGTCATTTTCTCATTCGACCGTGTTCTCAATGCATCGAACAGCCGTGCTTACGAGTATGCATTCATCAAAGATGTCAGAAAAACCGATGACTATACGATCGTCATCGAAACCAATCAACCGTATACTCCGCTGATCGCATCCCTTGTCGACCCGATCATGTCTATCGCCAGTCCAAAGATCGTCGATGTCAACAAACAGCCTGTAGGCACAGGACCGTTCGTCTTCGCCACGTTCGAACCCGGCGCAAGCCTGGATGTCGTGAAAAACGAGAATTACTGGGGCGGCGAAGTCGGACTTGCCGGAGTGAACACGACCTACATCGGCGATGCCGACGTAGTGCGAGATATCCTCCCAAGCGAATATACAGCCGTGAAAAACGCGGAAGACACGCATGTCGAATCGAAAGCGATGCTCCGCACGTACTTTGTCTACATGAACGAAAACAAAGCGCCGTTCGATGATGTCCGCGTCCGTCAGGCACTCAGTTACGCAGTAAACCGTCAGGAGATCGTCGATACGGCGCTTGAAGGCGTCGGTGGCGTTACCGCAGTCGGTCCGTTCTCATACTCCTCGCCGTGGAATGCAAACGACGAGATCGAATCATATGCATACAACAAAGAAAAGGCACTGGCTCTCTTGGCCGAGGCAGGAATCGTGCCGGGGGCTGACGGGAAACTGTATTACAACGGCGAACCGTTCACCATCGAGATAACGACCTACTCCAAACGTGCGGCCCTCCCGCCGACGCTGGAAGTCATCGCAGCCCAGTATGAAGATCTCGGCATTACCGTCAATACCCGTATCATGGAAAGCAGCGCCATCAAAGCCGACGTCGCCGCAGGAAATTACGACATGACGATGGCTGCCTGGTCGACCATGCCGACCGGAGACCCAGATTATTTCCTGACCAGAATGTTCTTCTCGACCGCCACGTATGCTTCCACCTGGCTGCACTACTCCAACCCGAAAGTCGATGAACTCATCCAGAAAGCAAGCACGACCTTCGATCAGACGGAACGGGCTGAACTGTACGACGAGATCCAGAACATCACCCAGAACGACGCGGGACTGATCTATCTGTTCTATGAATCGCAGAACTGGGGAGTCAGTGATGATGTCTTGAATCTCGAGATCTACCCGAACGAATACACGATGATAACCAAAGACATCACCATCACCTGAATCCCATGTCGAACGAAACGATCCGCAAACACTGGAACGATCTGAGTCCGGGATATCGGAAACGATATCATGCATATCTCGACGAGGAGATCGTTTTGATGCAGAGCTACTTCAAAGAGTATCTCCCCAAACAAACACCCCTGAAAGTCCTGGATATCGGGACCGGTTACGGGATCCAGGCGATGACCTTTGCGGAGTTGGGTCATCGGGTCACGGCTCTCGATCTCTCCGAGGAAATGATCTCGCGTGCAAAAAATGGAGCCGCAGCCCGCGGTCTTTCCATCGAGTTTTATCAGGGAGATGCGGAGAACCTTCCGTTCGCGGACAACAGTTTCGATGTTGTCGTGAACATGCATCTTCTGTGGACCCTGACGGACCACGAGAAATTTTTCCATGAGTGCAGACGCGTCCTCATTCCCGGCGGCAGGATCTTTGCGATAGACGGTCACTGGTTCAAACCGGATGATCCGACAACGGAAGAGTGCTCGGTGAATATCCGGCAATATCTTCCTCTGTACGATACCAACACACCGGAAAAGATAGCAGACCTCGTGGAAACCGCTGGATTTTCAGAAGTTTCCTGGAAATATCTGCCGGAGTACGCAGAGTATATGCAGAGATGCGACCCGAACGGACGGGATTATCTTACGACACCATACCTTGAAACAGGAGTGAAAGCATGATCAAAGACAAAATAGCAGATTACTGGAACTGGCGAAGCACAAGTTATCACCAGGAATATATGAGCCGCATCACCGATGAGATCGAGCTCTGGGAACAGATTTTGACACCGATCCTCCCGGAGGGAAAACATCTCAACGTGATCGAGGTCGGAACGGGACCAGGCATCCTTGCACTCGCTCTTGCGAAGATGGGGCACAATGTCACAGGTATCGACCTCTCTCCCGAAATGATCAAGAAAGCTCAGAACAATGCGGAAAAAATCGGCATCAACGCATCGTTCCGCGAGGGAGATGCAGAAAATCTCGACCTTGCTGCAGGCTCTGCAGACCTCATCGTCAGCAAATATCTGATGTGGACCCTTCCTCACCCGGATATTTTCCTTGACGGAGCGAACCGGATCCTTGCGCCCGGCGGCCGCATCATTGCCGTTGACGGAGTCTGGTATACCGATACCCAAGAACAGGCACCTGCAGAAAAACCCTACTCGGCATTCTTCGACGAATGCTACGAAGAGGTCCGGCCAAATCTCCCTCTCGGAAAAGACAACACCCCGGATAAAGTCGTCTCGCTTATCGCAGACCACGGATTTTCCGACTCGACATGGCGGTATCTTGACGACTATCAGTCGTTCCTGAAAACCTTCGACACCAACGAAACAACGGTCACCCCCTATCTCGTATCTGCAAAGAAATCATGCTGAGAGAGTATTTCATCAGAAGACTTCTGTATCTGATCCCGATACTTATCTTCATCTCATTTTTGAGTTTTTCTCTTATCTACATCGCACCGGGCGATCCTGCGGAGATCATGATGACAAGCCCGGGCGGAGGCTACGATGAGGCGGCCGTCGAACAATTCCGTGTAGCCCACGGACTTGACCAGCCGTTCATCGTCCAGTATACGACCTGGGTGAAAAACGCGGCGACCGGCGACTTCGGTTACTCCTACATGAGTGAACAGCCCGTCTTTGAAACCGTGATCAATGCATTCAAAAACACGCTCACCCTCTCGGCCCTTGCACTCGTCATCGCACTTGTCATCGCGATCCCGCTTGGCATCATTTCGGCGGTCAAACACAACACGATCGTCGACAGTCTATGCCGGTTCGGCGCCCTTATCGGCGTTTCGATGCCGAACTTCTGGCAGGCCTATCTTATGATCATCGTGTTTTCCGTCATCCTTCAGTGGCTGCCGGGAGGCGGATTCGGGCACGGGACCGACATATCGTATATGATACTGCCCGCACTCGTTCTTGGGACGGTATCGGCCGCCGTGATGATGCGTATGGTCAGGTCAAGTATGCTCGATGTGCTTGGAAAAGAGTATATCCAGACCGCCCGGGCAAAGGGTTTGTCCGAGGCGACGGTTTTGATGCATCATGCGCTGAAAAACGCCCTTGTCCCGATCATCACCGTTGTCGGTCTTTCGATCGGATTCCTCTTAAACGGATCCGTGGTAGTAGAGACGATCTTCGGCTGGCCGGGTATAGGTAATCTCGTCGTGGAATCGATTCTTTCCTACGATTATATGATGATCCAGGGTTCCATCCTGTTTGTCGCGATCATCTTTTTAGTCATCAACTTCATTGTCGACCTGCTCTATGTATGGGCAAACCCGGAGATACGATATGACAGAACTTCGTAAGTATCTCAAAAACCGGCAGATCGTGATCTCCCTTATCATTCTCGGGCTACTGATTTGTATGGCGCTTTTTGCGGACGTTCTCTCACCTTACGACTACACAGACAAAAAGCTCTCGGACCGTCTGCAGTTCCCGTCTTTGGAACATCCGTTCGGGACCGATCATTTAGGCAGGGACATCCTCACCATGACGATGTACGGAGCACGGGCCTCTCTTTCGGTCGGGTTCATCGTAGTAGGGGTTTCACTCGCGATTGGCCTTACGCTTGGGATCCTTGCAGGATATTACGGCGGCTGGCTGGATGAAGTCATCATGCGGCTGACCGACAGTTTCCTCGCGTTCCCGTCGATGTTCCTCGCCCTTGCAATAACTGCGTTCCTCGGCCTGGGAATAGAGAACATGATCCTTGCCCTGATCATCGTCGAGTGGACATCGTTTGCCCGGGTCGCCCGAGGAGCGACCCTCGATATCAAATCGAAAGGGTATATGCACGCGGCACGATGGGTCGGCGGATCCAACGTTTATATTATGGGAAAGCATCTCATGCCGAATATCATCTCGCCGGTCCTGATCATGGCGACGCTTGGCATCGGAAACGTGATCCTCGCAGCTGCGGGCCTGAGTTTCCTCGGACTCGGCGTCCAGCCGTCCACTCCCGAGTGGGGAGCGATGCTGAATGCAGGCAGAGCCTATGTCACGACCGACCCGTATCTGATGTTCTTCCCGGGTCTTATGATCATGATAACCGTTCTCGCTTTCAATTACTTCGGCGACGGACTGCGTGACGTTCTCGACCAGAAGATGACCAAAACCGAACTCGAGGGAAGAATATGACCTGCATACTGAGAGTGACGGATGTCAGCGTACATCTCACAACGGAGAACGGATCGGTCCGGGCAGTGGACAATGCCTCGTTTTCGATAGAAGAGCATGAGACCTTCGCCCTTATCGGAGAATCGGGATCCGGCAAATCGGTTCTCGGGCTTGTGGTGCTGCGGCTTTTACCCGACAATGCGGTTTTTTCCGGGAATATCTCTCTTGACGGGATATCTCTTACGGATCTGTCCGAAAAGGAGATGCAGAAGATCCGGGGAAAAACGATCGGTTCAATTTTTCAGAACCCGTATCTTTCGATGAACCCGGGAATTCGCGTCGGGAACCAGATCGCAGAGCCGATGTGGACACATCTGGGAATAACAAAAGAGGCTGCCAGAGAAAAAGCCGTTTCTCTTCTGGAAAGGTTTTCCATCGAGCCCGGAAAGACCCGGGCCCGCGAGTATCCTTTCCAGTACAGCGGAGGTATGCTCCAGCGGGCAATGGTCGCCATGGGTACGGCGGCAAATCCTCAGCTGATCATTGCGGACGAACCGACGAAAGGAGTCGATTCCCTCAAAAAACAGGAGATCGCGGAGACGTTTAGAAGGGTCGCCGCCGAAGGGTGTGCTTTTCTGTTGATAACGCACGACATCGATTTTGCCAAAGCGATGGCAAACCGGATCGCTGTGAACTACTGCGGAGAGATCCTCGAGATCGCTCCAACAAAGATGTTTTTCGAAGAACCTCTGCATCCATACTCCGCGGCCCTGCTCGACTCCCTGCCGGAACGCGGAATGCACCCGATCCCCGGCCCCTCCCCGTCGATGATCGAGGTGCCGGACGGATGCAGATTTAATCCGCGGTGTCCCTTTGCCGACAACAGGTGCCGGACGGAAAAACCGCCGATGACCGAAACGAACGGACGATCCGTGAGGTGCTGGACGTATGCTTAGAGGAGAGGAACTGAGGAAAGTCTATACGTCCGGTATTATTTCCGTGACGAAGAAAGTGGCCGTGGACAGAGTGAGTATTTCTATCGGCAAAGGCGAGACGATCGCGATCGTCGGGGAATCGGGCTGCGAGAAGAGCACGCTCGTGAAAATGCTCACCATGCAGCTTCCGGCAACCGAAGGCGAGGTGTATTTTTCCGGCGAGAAACTGACCGGGATGAAGTGGAAGGAACTCCGGCAGCACATCGTGAAGTTCCAGATGATACCGCAGAACCCGGACGATGCGGTGGACCCGCGGTGGGAACTTGGAAGGTCGGTTGCCGAACCGCTGGTTCTTTCCGGGAAGTATTCGCGGGGAGAGATCGCCAAAATGGTGCCGGAACTCCTCGCCGAGGTTGGACTTGGACCTGAGTTCATCACAAGGTTCCCGCACCAGGTGAGCGGCGGCGAACTGCAGAGAGTGGTTATCGCCCGGGCCCTGGCACTGAAACCGGATCTGCTGATCTGTGACGAGGCGACCTCGATGCTGGATGTGTCCGTGCAGTCATACATCATGTCTCTTCTGAAAGATATTCAGAAAAAGCGGAATATTGCTTTAATCATCATCACTCACGATCTGGTGTATGCAAGCATGGTGGCCGATCTGACGTATGTGATGTTCGGTGGAAAATTCGTCGAGATCGGGGAGGATGTTTTTACGCATCCCCTGCATCCCTATACGCAGGCGTTGTGGGATGCGGCCCATTACCGGGAAATGCCGGAGCTCCCGGGTGAAAAGCCCCCGATCCCGGAGGAAGGCTGCAGATATTACGACCGGTGTGCATACCGCGATGATCTGTGCAAGGAGATGCAGATCTTACGAGACATCGACGGACGAAAAGTTTGCTGCGTCCATCCGCTTGGGTATACCTGATCTGATGCAGGCCCTGCGGCCAAAACTATCGAAAACCAATACTATTTTTTTTTCCCTAACCATTATATTCAATGATTTTTTGCAGTTTTCTCCAGGAATAATTGATATTCAATATAGTGTACGTGAGAGCCAAGTAAACTATATATACGAATATGGCGATCACTACAATTATTGAGGACGACAGGTATGACTGAAACTCAAAAACCGGAAAAAACGGACACCCAAAACGCAAAACAGGAAGAGACCGTCAAAAAAGACTGCGAAATTAAAGCCTCCTACGGGCTGTATATCGCACTCATAGGCCTGCTGATATCATTTTTGATTGCTGTCATTATGATATGGTTCGGTATGAGAACGGCGAGTGATCTCGTGGCAGTGATTGCGGCATTCACCGGAATCACCGGTACGCTTGCAGGATATTTCCTTGGCGAAAAAGCCGGATCAACCGGCAAAGAAAACACGGAGAAAAAGCTTTCAGCATCGGTGGATGCTTTGATCTCGGAGAAGACAAACAGTGCCGCCACAGCAGAAAAATTACTGAAATCCGAGAGTAACAATAAAGTTCTCGGTATGTATCTGAAAACCAATCAGGATACGATCAAGGGAGT
The sequence above is a segment of the uncultured Methanocorpusculum sp. genome. Coding sequences within it:
- a CDS encoding ABC transporter ATP-binding protein, giving the protein MLRGEELRKVYTSGIISVTKKVAVDRVSISIGKGETIAIVGESGCEKSTLVKMLTMQLPATEGEVYFSGEKLTGMKWKELRQHIVKFQMIPQNPDDAVDPRWELGRSVAEPLVLSGKYSRGEIAKMVPELLAEVGLGPEFITRFPHQVSGGELQRVVIARALALKPDLLICDEATSMLDVSVQSYIMSLLKDIQKKRNIALIIITHDLVYASMVADLTYVMFGGKFVEIGEDVFTHPLHPYTQALWDAAHYREMPELPGEKPPIPEEGCRYYDRCAYRDDLCKEMQILRDIDGRKVCCVHPLGYT
- the nikC gene encoding nickel transporter permease; its protein translation is MTELRKYLKNRQIVISLIILGLLICMALFADVLSPYDYTDKKLSDRLQFPSLEHPFGTDHLGRDILTMTMYGARASLSVGFIVVGVSLAIGLTLGILAGYYGGWLDEVIMRLTDSFLAFPSMFLALAITAFLGLGIENMILALIIVEWTSFARVARGATLDIKSKGYMHAARWVGGSNVYIMGKHLMPNIISPVLIMATLGIGNVILAAAGLSFLGLGVQPSTPEWGAMLNAGRAYVTTDPYLMFFPGLMIMITVLAFNYFGDGLRDVLDQKMTKTELEGRI
- a CDS encoding ABC transporter ATP-binding protein → MTCILRVTDVSVHLTTENGSVRAVDNASFSIEEHETFALIGESGSGKSVLGLVVLRLLPDNAVFSGNISLDGISLTDLSEKEMQKIRGKTIGSIFQNPYLSMNPGIRVGNQIAEPMWTHLGITKEAAREKAVSLLERFSIEPGKTRAREYPFQYSGGMLQRAMVAMGTAANPQLIIADEPTKGVDSLKKQEIAETFRRVAAEGCAFLLITHDIDFAKAMANRIAVNYCGEILEIAPTKMFFEEPLHPYSAALLDSLPERGMHPIPGPSPSMIEVPDGCRFNPRCPFADNRCRTEKPPMTETNGRSVRCWTYA